The Geothrix sp. genome has a window encoding:
- the glpX gene encoding class II fructose-bisphosphatase: MEHTLSLEFLRVVEEAALACATSIGHGRRKHSDKLAVEAMRKAMETVRMDGTIVIGEGERDEAPMLYIGEKVGMGADLDGDHPAVDIAVDPLEGTNLCATGASNAIAVLAATEKGGLLHAPDLYMEKLVVGPAAKGKVSLDAPVQETLDIIAKSLDRQVSEITVSVLDRDRHAQLIADIRKAGARIQLIGDGDLSAAISAAVSGTGIHAVMGTGGAPEGVLSAAALKCLNGEILGRLKVDTNTASREKAEAMGVDFNRIYRTDDLCPGKQVVFAACGVTHGNLLQGVRHFGHGSRTSSLILTYGSRQVRFIDTVHIKDGETVTVRF, encoded by the coding sequence ATGGAACATACCCTGTCCCTCGAATTCCTGCGGGTGGTCGAAGAGGCTGCCCTCGCCTGCGCCACCTCCATCGGCCATGGCCGCCGCAAGCACAGCGACAAGCTCGCCGTGGAGGCCATGCGGAAGGCCATGGAGACCGTCCGCATGGATGGGACCATCGTCATCGGCGAAGGCGAGCGGGACGAGGCGCCCATGCTCTACATCGGCGAGAAGGTGGGCATGGGGGCGGATCTGGACGGGGACCACCCGGCGGTGGACATTGCGGTGGATCCGCTGGAAGGGACGAACCTCTGCGCCACGGGTGCCTCCAATGCCATCGCCGTCCTGGCGGCCACGGAAAAGGGGGGCCTGCTCCACGCGCCGGACCTCTACATGGAGAAGCTCGTGGTGGGCCCTGCCGCCAAGGGCAAGGTGAGCCTCGATGCCCCGGTGCAGGAAACCCTCGACATCATCGCCAAGTCCCTGGATCGCCAGGTCTCCGAGATCACCGTCAGCGTCCTCGACCGCGACCGCCACGCCCAGCTCATCGCCGACATCCGCAAGGCCGGCGCCCGCATCCAGCTCATCGGCGATGGCGACCTCAGCGCCGCCATCAGCGCCGCCGTGAGCGGCACGGGCATCCATGCGGTGATGGGCACCGGCGGGGCCCCCGAGGGCGTGCTGTCCGCCGCCGCCCTGAAGTGCCTCAATGGCGAGATCCTGGGCCGCCTCAAGGTGGATACCAACACCGCCAGCCGCGAAAAGGCCGAAGCCATGGGTGTGGATTTCAACCGCATCTACCGCACCGACGACCTCTGTCCCGGCAAGCAGGTGGTGTTCGCCGCCTGCGGCGTGACCCACGGCAACCTGCTGCAGGGCGTGCGCCACTTCGGCCACGGCTCCCGCACCTCCAGCCTCATCCTCACCTACGGCAGCCGCCAGGTGCGCTTCATCGACACCGTTCACATCAAGGACGGCGAAACCGTGACGGTGCGCTTCTAG
- a CDS encoding M13 family metallopeptidase has protein sequence MATPLRASLCLCLGLAAFSLVAQPKPGVDPANLDTTVKPCDDFYAYANGGWLKSHSLPADKSRYGTMEELSERNRAILKQILEETSAKTAWTKGSVQQKLGDFYASGMNEAAIEKRGLTPLKPVLATIEGLKDAKQLPLLLAKLHNQGLPGGFGFFVRQDAKESTRYLGYLNQGGTGLPDRDYYLKDDARSRDIRAKYEAHIAKMLELAGDAPSLAQARAKVVLDLETRMAQAQWTRVEMRDPQRTYNKRTLDKLVSEVPGFDWKSYFQARGVKQADLNLTQPSFFHAFGKLAAEVPAPQWRTYLRWQALSATANLLPKAFGEESFAFHGKILNGTPEREPRAKRIEATTDGMLGEALGQLYVKTAFPPESKKRVLDMVENLRVALRERIANLDWMGADTKQQALKKLNAFGVKIGYPDKWKTYAFEVRRDDYFGNVRRAAAFRIQENLKKLGHPIDRTEWGMTPPTVNAYYSPTMNEIVFPAGILQPPFFDPKADDAVNYGALGFVIGHEMTHGFDDSGSQFDAEGNLKNWWTDADKKAYASRTDLVVKQYDAYEPIKGEHVNGKLTLGENIADIGGLKIAFAAYQNSLKGKAVPAPIDGFTGPQRFFLGAATVWRNHIREAALSVRLKTDPHSPGRERVNGPLSNLPEFYEAFGCADGQAMKRDAKVRPAIW, from the coding sequence ATGGCAACCCCCCTGCGCGCATCCCTCTGCCTCTGCCTGGGCCTGGCGGCCTTCTCCCTGGTGGCCCAGCCCAAACCGGGGGTCGATCCCGCGAACCTCGACACCACCGTGAAGCCCTGCGACGACTTCTACGCCTACGCCAACGGCGGCTGGCTGAAATCCCACAGCCTTCCGGCGGACAAATCCCGGTACGGCACCATGGAGGAACTGAGCGAGCGCAACCGCGCCATCCTCAAGCAGATCCTTGAGGAGACCAGCGCCAAGACCGCCTGGACCAAGGGCAGCGTCCAGCAGAAACTGGGCGACTTCTACGCCTCCGGCATGAACGAAGCCGCCATCGAGAAGCGGGGCCTGACACCGCTGAAGCCGGTGCTGGCCACCATCGAGGGACTGAAAGACGCGAAGCAGCTCCCCCTCCTCCTGGCGAAGCTGCACAACCAGGGCCTGCCCGGCGGCTTCGGCTTCTTCGTCCGCCAGGATGCCAAGGAATCCACCCGCTACCTGGGCTATCTCAACCAGGGGGGCACGGGACTCCCCGACCGCGACTACTACCTGAAGGATGACGCCCGCAGCCGGGACATCCGCGCCAAATACGAGGCTCACATCGCCAAGATGCTGGAGCTGGCGGGCGATGCCCCCAGCCTCGCCCAGGCCCGCGCCAAGGTGGTCCTGGATCTCGAGACCCGCATGGCCCAGGCCCAGTGGACCCGCGTGGAGATGCGGGATCCGCAGAGGACCTACAACAAGCGGACCCTGGACAAGCTGGTCTCCGAAGTGCCCGGTTTCGACTGGAAAAGCTACTTCCAGGCCCGGGGCGTGAAGCAGGCGGACCTGAACCTTACCCAGCCGTCCTTCTTCCACGCCTTCGGCAAGCTCGCCGCCGAGGTGCCCGCTCCCCAGTGGCGCACCTACCTCCGCTGGCAGGCCCTCAGCGCCACCGCCAACCTGCTGCCCAAGGCCTTCGGCGAAGAGTCCTTCGCCTTCCACGGCAAGATCCTGAACGGCACCCCCGAGCGCGAACCCCGCGCGAAGCGCATCGAGGCCACCACGGACGGCATGCTGGGCGAGGCCCTGGGCCAGCTGTATGTGAAGACCGCCTTCCCGCCCGAATCGAAGAAGCGGGTGCTCGACATGGTGGAGAACCTCCGGGTGGCCCTGCGCGAACGCATCGCCAACCTGGACTGGATGGGCGCCGACACCAAGCAGCAGGCCCTCAAGAAGCTCAACGCCTTCGGTGTGAAGATCGGCTATCCCGACAAGTGGAAGACCTACGCCTTCGAGGTGAGGCGCGACGACTACTTCGGCAATGTGCGCCGGGCGGCGGCCTTCCGCATCCAGGAAAACCTGAAGAAGCTTGGTCATCCCATCGACAGGACGGAGTGGGGCATGACGCCGCCCACCGTGAACGCCTACTACAGCCCCACGATGAACGAGATCGTCTTCCCGGCCGGCATCCTCCAGCCGCCCTTCTTCGATCCCAAGGCCGATGACGCCGTGAACTACGGCGCCCTGGGCTTCGTCATCGGCCACGAGATGACCCACGGCTTCGACGACAGCGGCAGCCAGTTCGACGCCGAAGGCAACCTCAAGAACTGGTGGACCGACGCGGACAAGAAGGCCTATGCCTCCCGCACCGACCTGGTGGTCAAGCAGTACGACGCCTATGAACCCATCAAGGGCGAGCATGTGAACGGCAAGCTCACGCTGGGCGAGAACATCGCCGACATCGGCGGCTTGAAGATCGCCTTCGCCGCCTACCAGAACAGCCTGAAGGGCAAGGCCGTCCCCGCCCCCATCGACGGTTTCACCGGCCCCCAGCGCTTCTTCCTCGGCGCCGCCACCGTGTGGCGCAACCACATCCGCGAGGCCGCCCTCTCCGTGCGCCTCAAGACCGATCCCCACAGCCCCGGCCGCGAGCGGGTCAACGGCCCCCTCTCCAACCTGCCCGAGTTCTACGAGGCGTTCGGCTGCGCCGATGGCCAGGCCATGAAGCGGGACGCGAAGGTGCGTCCGGCCATCTGGTAG
- a CDS encoding M13 family metallopeptidase: MAETPARPEARPILGVDPAHIHAAASPCKDFYAYANGAFDKVAIPGEYASYGVNQEIDERNFAILKGILEASARTGGPKGSIPQRVGDFYASGMDEALIEKAGLAPLAPLFTAIQAVKTPQDLVAEMGRLHALGIHAGFSFGVQVDDKDSSAMIASFWQGGLGLPERDYYLRPGKEAEAIRQAYEGHVARIFTLAGDSAEAARAAARTVMALETKLAQASRTLVALRDPQANYHKLARKDLAATAPLDWNAYFATVALPAGETHVLVGQPEFFKALGGLLGSEPMGTWQVYLRWHVLRSASPFLGSAFVTENFAFYGKTLSGTTELRPRWKRVLAAADRALGEDLGQLFVKTAFSPAAKDRALQMVHFHKEAMRARILAADWMVEATKAEALKKLDTMRSKVGYPDRWRDYGSLQVSRRPYVLNVQTAAVFDFQRRMAKLGKPVDRNEWHMTPQTNNAYYDPSQNEMCFPAGILQPPFFDEKADDASNYGALASTIGHELTHGFDDQGRQYDWQGNLKDWWTAEDAKRFEVRANHIVKQYDAFEVLPGLHINGKLTLGENIADIGGLRVSYEAFKLATKGKALKSVDGFTPDQRFFIAFAQGWRTNQRTEQLKLQVTTDVHSPVKWRVLGPVADFPEFRQAFQCGAAPAGQAATAIW; this comes from the coding sequence ATGGCGGAAACGCCTGCCCGCCCGGAGGCCCGGCCCATCCTCGGCGTGGATCCCGCTCACATCCACGCGGCTGCCTCCCCCTGCAAGGACTTCTACGCCTATGCCAACGGCGCCTTCGACAAGGTGGCGATCCCCGGCGAGTACGCCTCCTACGGCGTGAACCAGGAGATCGATGAACGGAACTTCGCGATCCTGAAGGGCATCCTCGAAGCCTCCGCCCGGACCGGCGGTCCCAAGGGCAGCATTCCCCAGCGCGTGGGCGACTTCTACGCCTCGGGCATGGACGAGGCCCTCATCGAGAAGGCGGGCCTCGCCCCCCTGGCACCCCTGTTCACCGCGATCCAGGCCGTGAAGACGCCCCAGGACCTCGTGGCTGAAATGGGCCGGCTCCACGCCCTCGGCATCCACGCCGGGTTCAGTTTCGGCGTCCAGGTCGACGACAAGGACAGCAGCGCCATGATCGCCAGCTTCTGGCAGGGCGGTCTCGGGTTGCCCGAGCGCGACTACTACCTGCGCCCGGGGAAGGAGGCCGAGGCCATCCGCCAGGCCTATGAAGGCCATGTGGCCCGGATCTTCACGCTGGCCGGGGACAGCGCCGAGGCCGCCCGCGCCGCGGCCCGCACGGTCATGGCCCTGGAGACGAAGCTGGCCCAGGCCTCCCGCACCCTCGTCGCGCTGCGGGATCCTCAGGCCAACTACCACAAGCTGGCCCGCAAGGACCTCGCTGCCACGGCCCCCCTGGACTGGAACGCCTATTTCGCCACCGTGGCCCTTCCCGCCGGGGAGACCCATGTGCTGGTGGGCCAGCCCGAGTTCTTCAAGGCCCTGGGCGGCCTCCTCGGTTCCGAGCCGATGGGGACCTGGCAGGTCTACCTCCGCTGGCATGTCCTGCGGAGCGCCTCGCCCTTCCTGGGCTCCGCCTTCGTCACGGAGAACTTCGCCTTCTATGGGAAGACCCTCTCGGGCACCACCGAGCTGCGCCCCCGCTGGAAGCGCGTCCTCGCCGCCGCCGATCGCGCCCTGGGCGAAGACCTCGGCCAGCTCTTCGTGAAGACCGCCTTCAGCCCGGCCGCCAAGGACCGCGCGCTCCAGATGGTCCACTTCCACAAAGAGGCCATGCGGGCCCGCATCCTGGCCGCCGACTGGATGGTCGAAGCCACCAAGGCCGAGGCCCTCAAGAAGCTCGACACCATGCGCAGCAAGGTCGGCTATCCCGACCGCTGGCGCGACTACGGCAGCCTCCAGGTCTCGCGCCGGCCCTATGTCCTGAATGTCCAGACCGCGGCCGTCTTTGATTTCCAGCGCCGCATGGCCAAGCTCGGCAAGCCGGTGGACCGGAACGAGTGGCACATGACGCCGCAGACCAACAACGCCTACTACGACCCCAGCCAGAACGAGATGTGCTTCCCGGCCGGCATCCTCCAGCCTCCCTTCTTCGACGAGAAGGCCGATGACGCCTCCAACTACGGCGCCCTGGCCTCCACCATCGGCCACGAGCTGACCCACGGCTTCGACGATCAGGGCCGGCAGTACGACTGGCAAGGCAACCTGAAGGACTGGTGGACCGCCGAAGACGCCAAGCGCTTCGAGGTCCGCGCCAACCACATCGTGAAGCAGTACGATGCCTTCGAGGTGCTGCCGGGCCTGCACATCAACGGCAAGCTCACCCTCGGGGAGAACATCGCCGACATCGGCGGGCTGCGCGTGTCCTACGAGGCCTTCAAGCTGGCCACCAAGGGCAAGGCTCTGAAGTCGGTGGACGGCTTCACGCCGGACCAGCGGTTCTTCATCGCCTTCGCCCAGGGCTGGCGCACCAACCAGCGCACCGAGCAGCTCAAGCTGCAGGTGACCACGGATGTGCATTCGCCCGTGAAGTGGCGCGTACTGGGACCCGTGGCGGATTTCCCCGAGTTCCGCCAGGCCTTCCAGTGCGGGGCCGCCCCCGCCGGCCAGGCCGCCACGGCCATCTGGTGA
- a CDS encoding DUF4442 domain-containing protein → MRESLRTRLFRWAFNLWPCFRGTGARVAYIAADWSEIRVRLPLSWRTRNYVGTIFGGSLYAGVDPFYMLMLIHRLGPEFVVWDKAASIRFRKPGRSTLSATFRVDEAEVAEIRRLLREQPKVDRTYAVDLRDADGVIHAEIQKVVHISLRIPS, encoded by the coding sequence TTGCGTGAATCCCTCCGCACCCGCCTCTTCCGCTGGGCCTTCAACCTGTGGCCCTGCTTCCGCGGCACGGGCGCGCGGGTGGCCTACATCGCCGCCGACTGGTCCGAGATCCGGGTCCGCCTCCCTCTTTCCTGGCGGACCCGCAACTATGTGGGTACCATCTTCGGCGGCAGCCTGTACGCCGGGGTGGATCCCTTCTACATGCTCATGTTGATCCACCGCCTGGGCCCCGAGTTCGTCGTGTGGGACAAGGCCGCCTCCATCCGGTTCCGGAAGCCCGGGCGCAGCACGCTGAGCGCCACCTTCCGGGTGGACGAAGCCGAGGTGGCGGAGATCCGCCGGCTGCTCCGGGAGCAACCCAAGGTCGACCGCACCTACGCGGTGGACCTGCGGGACGCCGATGGCGTCATCCATGCGGAAATTCAGAAAGTGGTTCACATATCCCTTCGAATTCCTTCCTGA
- the cutA gene encoding divalent-cation tolerance protein CutA yields MTDACTIFTTCGSEETALTIAAALVDQAYAACVNIVPSIKSYYYFKGETHLDEEVMLIIKTTRELFPQVSEVITDLHTYEVPEILMFPVEEGSEPFLDWIRQSVNRLA; encoded by the coding sequence ATGACCGATGCCTGCACCATCTTCACCACTTGCGGCAGCGAGGAAACCGCCCTGACCATTGCGGCGGCCCTGGTGGACCAGGCGTACGCGGCCTGCGTGAACATCGTCCCCAGCATCAAGAGCTATTACTACTTCAAGGGCGAGACCCATTTGGATGAAGAGGTCATGCTGATCATCAAGACCACCCGGGAGCTCTTCCCCCAGGTCTCGGAAGTGATCACGGACCTGCACACCTATGAGGTCCCCGAAATTCTGATGTTCCCCGTCGAAGAAGGCTCCGAGCCGTTCCTCGACTGGATCCGCCAGAGCGTGAACCGGCTGGCCTGA
- a CDS encoding outer membrane beta-barrel protein, whose protein sequence is MKPLLVGLAILASPGLAAQDNPDGNRMGIGLAAVAPVGTWGSSFAIGFQAGLQIHFNRESRHLGRLRIDYLQSDTSHPVQVGVWGIWNGTAYVPTPQLADSRMEGYSVAYEWMPHLEGHSRSGLYGIFGMGGTLWNETRRNITTYPGTYTDSDLGFTLSAGAGWRFNSHAALEARFVNTDLSFNGHHRYGSTRSYLAFGTSLRF, encoded by the coding sequence ATGAAACCCCTCCTCGTCGGCCTCGCGATCCTGGCCAGCCCCGGTCTCGCCGCCCAGGACAATCCTGACGGCAACCGCATGGGCATCGGCCTGGCCGCGGTGGCGCCGGTCGGAACCTGGGGCTCCTCCTTCGCCATCGGCTTCCAGGCCGGGCTCCAGATCCACTTCAACCGGGAGAGCCGGCACCTGGGCCGCCTCCGCATCGACTACCTGCAGTCCGACACGAGCCATCCCGTCCAGGTCGGGGTCTGGGGAATCTGGAACGGCACCGCCTATGTCCCCACCCCCCAACTGGCTGACAGCCGGATGGAGGGCTATTCCGTGGCCTACGAGTGGATGCCCCACCTGGAAGGCCACAGCCGCAGCGGCCTGTATGGCATCTTCGGCATGGGCGGTACGCTGTGGAATGAAACCCGGCGGAACATCACCACCTACCCCGGCACCTACACCGACTCCGATCTGGGCTTCACCCTCAGCGCCGGCGCGGGCTGGAGATTCAATTCCCATGCCGCCCTGGAGGCCCGGTTCGTGAACACCGATCTCTCCTTCAACGGCCACCACCGCTACGGCTCGACCCGCTCCTACCTGGCCTTCGGCACCAGCCTCCGCTTCTGA
- a CDS encoding DciA family protein, with amino-acid sequence MKRTPRLVPLGARLPNQKAEARLRQAWPFVVGPALADRTRPLRVERDILVMGCWELARIGPLREAAAAVWPQIRDRIRRALGLTLSGLQVVPCDPPVETPAAPKDPDPLRRALRLLEARRKERIRLGLESE; translated from the coding sequence ATGAAGCGCACTCCGCGCCTCGTCCCTCTCGGGGCCCGCCTGCCCAACCAGAAGGCGGAAGCCCGGCTGCGCCAGGCCTGGCCCTTCGTCGTGGGGCCCGCCCTGGCGGACCGCACGCGCCCCCTGCGCGTGGAGCGCGACATTCTCGTCATGGGCTGCTGGGAGCTCGCCCGCATCGGCCCCCTGCGCGAAGCCGCGGCGGCCGTCTGGCCCCAGATCCGCGACCGCATCCGCCGGGCGCTCGGACTCACCCTGTCCGGCCTCCAGGTCGTGCCCTGCGACCCCCCGGTGGAGACACCCGCCGCCCCCAAGGACCCCGATCCCCTTCGCCGCGCCCTGCGCCTGCTCGAAGCCCGCCGCAAAGAGCGGATCCGCCTCGGCCTGGAGTCCGAATAG